A genome region from Phoenix dactylifera cultivar Barhee BC4 chromosome 18, palm_55x_up_171113_PBpolish2nd_filt_p, whole genome shotgun sequence includes the following:
- the LOC103710714 gene encoding beta-fructofuranosidase 1 — protein sequence MDGRHLESSSSLPFSYAPLPSGAAAGVPAERHRSNTRLLFLAAVVFCLLVLAAFLSGDGRDAPPPDPSAASSHVAFRPVSRGPSDGVSEKTSGAFPTLLSATAGDSAAAPPPYPWTNAMLEWQRTGFHFQPPKNWMNDPNGPMWHKGWYHLFYQYNPDSVVWGNITWGHAVSRDLVHWEHLPLAMVPDRWYDLSGVWTGSATILPTGQIIMLYTGSTNESAQVQNLAVPVDPSDPLLKTWAKSDSNPVLFPPPGIGARDFRDPTTAWYDPSDDTWKIAIGSKDGSHVGIVIVYRTRDFVSYELVPGLLHRVPGTGMWECVDFFPVAAAEGPEAAEGMDTSAAAAAAGPGVRHVLKASMDDDRHDYYAIGTYDAETNTWRPEDERMDVGIGLRYDWGKFYASKTFYDPARRRRVLWGWIGETDSERADVLKGWASLQAIPRTVLFDTKTRSNLLQWPVEEVERLRMSSKNFSGIVIDSGSVLSLNITRATQLDIEAVFEIEGEALAMTVEADVGYNCSTSGGAAERGMLGPFGLLVLANERLSEQTAVYFYIARGTDGNLRTHICHDELRSSRANDIIKRVVGSTVPVLDGERLSVRILVDHSIVESFAQGGRTCITSRVYPTEAIYSATKAFLFNNGTGALVIARSLTIWEMDSTFDHPYSTQV from the exons ATGGACGGCCGCCACCTCGAGTCCTCCTCCTCGCTCCCCTTCTCCTACGCCCCCCTCCCCTCCGGCGCAGCCGCCGGCGTCCCCGCCGAGAGGCATCGGTCCAacacccgcctcctcttcctcgccGCGGTCGTCTTCTGCCTTCTCGTCCTCGCTGCCTTCCTCTCCGGCGATGGCCGCGACGCCCCTCCCCCCGATCCCTCAGCCGCTTCCTCCCATGTCGCATTCCGCCCTGTCTCCCGCGGCCCCTCCGATGGCGTCTCCGAGAAGACCTCCGGCGCCTTCCCGACTCTCCTCTCCGCCACCGCTGGTGACTCTGCTGCCGCCCCCCCGCCCTACCCCTGGACCAACGCCATGCTCGAGTGGCAGCGCACCGGCTTCCATTTCCAGCCTCCCAAGAACTGGATGAACG ATCCCAAcg GGCCGATGTGGCACAAGGGGTGGTATCATCTCTTCTACCAGTATAACCCGGACTCCGTGGTGTGGGGGAACATCACGTGGGGCCACGCCGTGTCACGTGACCTGGTCCACTGGGAGCACCTTCCCCTCGCCATGGTCCCCGACCGCTGGTACGACCTCAGCGGCGTCTGGACCGGCTCCGCCACCATCCTCCCGACCGGCCAAATCATCATGCTCTACACCGGTTCGACCAACGAATCGGCCCAGGTCCAGAACCTGGCCGTGCCAGTCGACCCGTCCGACCCCCTGCTAAAAACCTGGGCCAAGTCCGACTCGAACCCGGTCCTCTTCCCCCCGCCCGGCATCGGCGCCAGGGACTTCCGTGACCCCACCACCGCCTGGTACGACCCGTCGGACGACACGTGGAAGATCGCCATCGGGTCCAAGGATGGGTCCCACGTGGGTATCGTGATCGTGTACAGGACCCGGGATTTCGTCAGCTACGAGCTCGTGCCGGGGCTGTTACATAGGGTGCCGGGGACGGGGATGTGGGAGTGCGTGGATTTTTTTCCGGTGGCTGCGGCGGAGGGgccggaggcggcggaggggaTGGACacgtcggcggcggcggcggcggcggggccCGGGGTGAGGCACGTGCTGAAGGCAAGCATGGACGACGACCGGCACGACTACTATGCCATCGGGACGTACGATGCCGAGACCAACACGTGGCGGCCGGAGGACGAGCGGATGGACGTGGGGATTGGCCTGCGGTACGACTGGGGGAAGTTCTACGCGTCCAAGACGTTCTACGACCCGGCGAGGAGGAGAAGGGTGTTGTGGGGTTGGATCGGCGAGACCGACAGCGAGCGCGCCGATGTTTTGAAGGGCTGGGCTTCGCTTCAG GCCATCCCCCGAACGGTGCTTTTTGATACCAAAACCAGAAGCAACCTGCTCCAATGGCCTGTGGAGGAGGTGGAGAGATTAAGGATGAGCAGCAAGAACTTCAGTGGCATCGTCATTGACTCTGGATCAGTGCTCTCCCTTAACATCACCAGAGCCACACAG CTAGATATAGAGGCTGTATTTGAGATTGAGGGGGAAGCATTGGCAATGACAGTCGAGGCCGATGTAGGGTACAACTGCAGCACGAGCGGTGGGGCTGCTGAGAGGGGCATGCTTGGACCATTTGGCTTGCTCGTCTTAGCTAATGAGAGGCTGTCGGAGCAGACTGCAGTCTACTTCTACATTGCAAGGGGAACAGATGGCAACCTTCGCACTCATATCTGCCATGATGAATTAAG GTCATCCAGGGCAAATGACATTATCAAGAGAGTAGTCGGGAGCACAGTTCCGGTGCTCGACGGTGAAAGGTTGTCCGTGAGAATACTG GTGGATCACTCTATTGTTGAG